Proteins from one Podospora pseudocomata strain CBS 415.72m chromosome 4, whole genome shotgun sequence genomic window:
- the COQ7 gene encoding ubiquinone biosynthesis monooxygenase Coq7 (COG:Q; EggNog:ENOG503NY4E), whose amino-acid sequence MASPRRLLRTARQLTSTKTPLLTSQFPRHVSTTPSPPSPSPPSPPLPPKNLKPLTESQREMLSSFLRVNQAGELAATLIYTAQTPPILAREPHLRPLMKHMYDQEADHLRVFDSLIAKHRVRPTALYPLWSVLATGLGWSTAVMGKEAAMACTEAVETEIGGHYNAQIRELLKMVSEWEAEGYDVGEEFTELISTLRRIRDEELEHLDHAVEHDAQKAEPHWLLTGVIRAGCRGAIWVSERV is encoded by the coding sequence ATGGCCTCTCCCAGACGCCTCCTCCGAACAGCCCGCCAACTCACCtcaaccaaaacccccttACTCACCTCCCAATTCCCCCGCCATGtctcaaccacaccctccccaccatcaccatcaccaccatcaccacccctacCACCTAAAAACCTCAAACCCCTGACAGAATCTCAGCGGGAAatgctctcctccttcctccgcGTCAACCAAGCCGGCGAGCTAGCCGCCACCCTCATCTACACAGCCCAAACGccccccatcctcgcccGCGAGCcccacctccgccccctGATGAAGCACATGTACGACCAAGAAGCCGACCATCTCCGCGTCTTCGACTCCCTCATCGCCAAACACCGCGTCCGCCCAACAGCCCTCTACCCCCTCTGGTCCGTCCTCGCGACCGGACTAGGCTGGTCCACCGCCGTCATGGGCAAAGAAGCTGCCATGGCCTGCACCGAAGCCGTCGAGACTGAAATCGGGGGCCATTACAACGCGCAGATTCGGGAGCTCCTCAAGATGGTTAGCGAgtgggaggcggaggggtaTGATGTCGGCGAGGAATTCACCGAGTTGATCAGCACGCTGAGGAGGATACgggacgaggagctggagcatTTGGACCACGCGGTCGAGCATGACGCGCAAAAGGCGGAGCCGCACTGGCTCCTGACCGGAGTCATCAGAGCGGGGTGTAGGGGGGCTATCTGGGTAAGTGAACGGGTGTAA
- a CDS encoding hypothetical protein (EggNog:ENOG503P74F; COG:S), producing MRPQSAVLPGKRKFHSDDTNPPSSKKKRTGTGRLEGRSSHNIQSQTQTFPPSSSTNPQNASPFAQIYNPVLERIVPKYEVKAMSVIPSTSISKHVDKALQHLGRFSAWDDTVLPGVVLLCAKSTTSNKLISVAELIRRRIGESEQKWYQYNILSETVVYDDPRMQKAADDFPSIVEETHMDVEGEGNGHQGNAEGGAAEEVYFESMRPIIHEQAVDPTKPKYKAHMTVLLSRVPLEELRVLANVGAQTNEQTIDDIRRRKDGRAR from the coding sequence ATGCGTCCACAGTCAGCAGTGCTGCCTGGAAAGCGCAAATTCCACAGCGACGATAccaatcccccctcctcgaaaaAGAAGCGAACCGGTACCGGCCGACTAGAAGGACGCTCATCCCACAATATCCAGTCACAAACACAAACTTTCCCACCTtcgtcatcaacaaaccCACAAAATGCAAGCCCCTTCGCTCAGATCTACAACCCCGTCCTCGAGAGAATCGTCCCCAAATACGAAGTCAAAGCCATGAGCGTCATCCCCTCCACAAGCATATCCAAGCACGTCGACAAGgccctccagcacctcggcCGGTTCAGCGCCTGGGACGACACAGTCCTTCCCGGCGTGGTGCTTCTTTGCGCCAAGTCGACCACTTCCAACAAGCTTATCTCCGTTGCGGAACTGATCAGGAGGCGAATTGGCGAGTCAGAGCAAAAGTGGTACCAGTACAACATCCTGAGCGAGACGGTGGTGTACGACGACCCTCGGATGCAGAAGGCAGCCGACGATTTCCCCTCGATAGTGGAGGAGACACACATGGAtgtggagggcgagggaaaCGGTCACCAGGGCAAtgctgagggtggtgctgcggaggaggtgtacTTTGAGTCAATGAGACCCATCATTCATGAGCAGGCTGTCGACCCGACCAAACCAAAATACAAGGCGCATATGACGGTTCTCTTATCGAGGGTTCCGTTGGAGGAGCTCAGGGTCTTGGCAAACGTGGGCGCTCAAACAAATGAGCAAACTATCGATGATATCCGGCGCAGGAAGGATGGTAGGGCTCGTTAG
- the RTF1 gene encoding RNA polymerase-associated protein rtf1 (COG:K; EggNog:ENOG503NU0X; BUSCO:EOG09264XOZ) — protein sequence MSDAESLDDELLALAGGDEYSDSEDDEPRNKSRGDRSRTTSPAPASSKKTDATTRGVAVKRTPAKKTRRRSRSDNESEDEGEASPPASPGSQGSASMDDSDSDSDAAPTQARGGDDDAIQYPVEGLFKSQEEKARIMGMREIEREQILAERREENERIRQNRMLRQLKVNQEKDSKKRKASAADLEDELRKPSRARTKAGEISEKMDTLRRAREERTSRREQRERDMDRRKQRSPSYRDRSRSHDDRDSDAGDWRRSSRQKSRTPEKEILPADLRDVERVRVGRSRFAEVCFYPGFERAITGCFVRINIGPDQTTRQDVYRMAIIKGFNTGRPYAMPDNSGHQMVVDLYVKVAHGDAVREWPFISCSDRNFTESEWNRYKQVCLQAGISVPTKTQLVNKISDINGLVRHKWTEQEIAEKLKRQNSLMQKFSSTERDNLTRQLEAARARGDEDAVDSLQKKLEDLSTPKLAFRTSLTSADKKRPEGKGLTQQEKLALLNAENRRRNAEEVRKAQIKERSRTIIPKKNFAAADKASQEGDSQKESGSNTPAANGNSNGGLLPHIAKLQEQQRATAKNGLPLVHAPLMDDDIIGALDLGIDIEID from the exons ATGTCCGACGCCGAGTcgcttgatgatgagctcctTGCGCTtgccggaggagatgagTACTCCGACTCCGAAGACGATGAGCCCAGAAACAAAAGCCGTGGCGACAGGTCGCGCACGACATCACCAGCCCCTGCATCTTCCAAGAAGACTGATGCGACTACCAGAGGTGTAGCTGTGAAGAGGACGCCTGCAAAGAAGACGAGAAGACGTAGTAGGAGCGATAACGAGTCGGAGGATGAAGGAGAGGC CTCGCCTCCCGCCTCTCCAGGCTCACAAGGCTCAGCTTCCATGGACGATTCcgactccgactccgacGCGGCCCCGACCCAAGCTCGCGGTGGAGATGACGATGCCATCCAGTATCCCGTTGAGGGTCTGTTCAAGAGtcaagaggagaaggcccGCATCATGGGCATGCGTGAGATCGAGAGAGAACAGATTCTTGCTGAACGAAGAGAGGAGAATGAGCGAATTCGACAGAATAGGATGCTGCGACAGCTCAAGGTCAACCAGGAGAAGGACagcaagaagcgcaaggcgAGCGCCGCCGACCTCGAAGATGAGCTGCGGAAGCCATCCCGTGCCCGCACCAAGGCTGGCGAGATTAGCGAGAAGATGGATACGTTGCGTCGTGCGCGCGAGGAACGCACCAGCCGcagagagcagagagagcGGGACATGGATCGCCGCAAGCAACGCTCTCCTTCCTACAGAGACCGAAGCCGCAGCCACGACGACCGTGATAGCGACGCGGGCGACTGGCGCAGAAGCTCTCGACAAAAGTCTAGAACGCCCGAGAAGGAGATCCTGCCTGCTGATCTTCGCGATGTTGAGCGTGTCCGTGTTGGCCGCAGCCGCTTCGCCGAGGTTTGTTTTTACCCTGGCTTCGAGCGGGCCATCACAGGGTGCTTTGTGCGCATCAATATTGGTCCTGATCAGACTACTCGCCAAGATGTCTACCGTATGGCTATCATTAAGG GGTTCAACACCGGTAGACCTTATGCGATGCCTGACAACTCTGGGCATCAGATGGTCGTCGATTTGTATGTTAAGGTTGCCCATGGAGATGCTGTAAGAGAGTGGCCATTCATCAGCTGCTCAGACCGAAACTTCACCGAG AGCGAGTGGAATCGCTACAAGCAAGTTTGCCTGCAGGCGGGCATCTCCGTACCCACTAAGACCCAGCTGGTCAACAAGATTAGCGACATTAACGGCCTCGTCCGTCACAAGTGGACTGAGCAGGAGAttgccgagaagctcaagcgTCAAAACAGCCTCATGCAGAAGTTCAGCAGCACTGAGCGTGACAACCTCACCCGCCAGCTCGAGGCCGCCCGTGCTCGCGGTGATGAAGACGCTGTTGACAGCCtccagaagaagctcgaggacCTCAGCACGCCGAAGCTAGCATTTAGAACGTCGCTCACTTCCGCTGACAAGAAGAGGCCCGAGGGCAAGGGTTTGACCCAGCAGGAGAAGCTTGCTCTTTTGAACGCCGAGAACCGTCGCCGCAATGCCGAGGAGGTGCGCAAAGCCCAGATCAAGGAGAGATCCCgtaccatcatccccaagaaGAACTTCGCCGCGGCGGATAAGGCTAGCCAGGAGGGCGATTCTCAAAAGGAGAGCGGCAGCAACACACCTGCTGCCAATGGTAACAGCAACGGGGGCCTCTTGCCACACATTGCCAAGttgcaggagcagcagcgggcTACGGCCAAGAACGGGTTGCCGCTGGTGCATGCGCCattgatggatgatgatatcaTTGGGGCGCTGGATCTCGGTATCGATATTGAGATTGACTAA
- the SPO14 gene encoding Phospholipase D1 (EggNog:ENOG503NX5P; COG:I), which produces MTDTPRLEPSGTPRKEAKTTLSSGTLDELPTIPQAKLLHTHSSPLLSDHVDFATRPATRPNSLRGQSIAENEPTDYLNGGVAHDRQSPPAAGYGNGPIPSALNIENPPKSAASGPSDLLDTSEFTLSNSNRRSVQFTQDDFAPDQITAHSRQGSWDTREAFGKLRGSGFIAILKDLKGTGGSHTPRTPGAGPSELPSTASSPTALRNPPRIPRAADEGSDVDADAEETADETVGGAAKGKQRKKRRIRRPRMDSYSTPNTPQVGVGSQDTAAAGYGRFGGLLRRATLGGVDDHGVVSEGEGRDRLTNARAPRRVTPWSSRGGHDDGEEAESPGGSRVGHHFRRFSALGGGGGGVSDGDAISPRRPFFGTERASTFSAQKWKQVKGALKLLRKKPDEQFDFAKSAELMAELRAVTPAVLMLASMIQRDEHGNKRIPVLLEQLRLKVKSSTPSQEKDSERHWLFEIELEYGSGPSQMKWTIHRTIKDILNLHWKYKLTLGNEKLPSIHQGARPKQPSFPLSAFPYLRGVRGLDESDEEDAPNSQLTPNPLVNNNDRAEETAGELTAGEATIQEGTDIDAPIRKKRSRMSYLGARRKTSALGSMADLGASALDPSVAKRRYVERQQRTLEKYLQDMIRWLMFRADSNRLCRFLELSALGVRLAAEGSYHGKECYLHIQSSKGLDFRRVLTPGKVIARHSRKWFLVRQSYIVCVESPENMNIYDVYLVDPKFKLISKNTKGKELTGKDKDREDDVENLDLTAPRPVAKHHTLKILTSERKVKLFSPNQHLIQQFEESIVEMLKNTPWHLHNRFGSFAPVRTGAYAQWLVDGRDYMWNVSRAISMAKDVIYIHDWWLSPELYMRRPACISQKWRLDRLLQRKAAEGVKVFVIVYRNVEAAIPIDSEYTKFSLLNLHPNIFVQRSPHQFKKNQFFFAHHEKIVIVDHDIAFVGGIDLCFGRWDCPQHPVVDDKPTGFEPQEGQPRDAEHVQLFPGKDYSNPRVRDFFRLNEPYEEMYDRSRIPRMPWHDIAMQVVGQPARDLTRHFVQRWNYVRRGRKPTRPTPFLLPPPDCNPEELEAVGLNGTCEVQILRSASTWSLGIEDTEQSIHLAYIKMIEDSDHFVYMENQFFITSTETLNSKMVNGIGDALVRRIIRAHENDEDWRAVILIPLMPGFQNEVNEQDGTSVRLILQCQYRSICRGEHSIFGRLKAAGIDPEDYIQFFCLRQWGKMSNGMLTTEMLYIHAKCIIVDDRVALIGSANINERSMLGNRDSEAAAIVRDTDMIWSTMAGRPYQVGRFAHTLRLRLMREHLGLDVDEILEEERQADLDQAEAFEAEMDRIYSDESDGLSPVAESSRRRSSARPEPLNIPSRKNASDHQDTDPEKPVGRGRSSSRVSKGKGSADGLRIDIPQAGKHKVEVEGLGADHWKAAQEEGLRQGRDSVIVNDREVLVHDVLSGGRGTIDSPKQAHQLRRPSAVTSRDEGGIDNDGIPPMPPFDRRTTEQLGLPRANQLPTLPMVDDTDIGGPPVHTDAGGRLSFGPAHTLPIDIKLVDVHKDCMRDPLNTAFYDEVWSRVAENNTRIYRRVFRCMPDSEATNWAEYKEFDAYNQRFKESMDFHRSDEESEKPPMSHAAAQAGGGGAGIGAPGPATASHAAAEKLASPLGNAVRDALSHNEPNKDTVLDEKRGMQENDYGQDNSWGDMNPDPEKSVDPLDTGNHPTNSSHDHLPQTEKLDVVKSRERRATFSNQEKPPKTGDSTASAANTDANGNSVKPVGSQRRPRRRTTTRGSRKGFSPTDDMLNRVDAEELLTMTQGALVQFPYDWLVVEETNGNWLFQVDQVAPLAIYN; this is translated from the exons ATGACGGATACCCCCCGGCTTGAGCCTTCGGGCACGCCTCGAAAGGAAGCAAAGacgaccctctcctccggcaCGCTCGACGAAttgcccaccatcccccaagccaaactcctccacaCTCACTCATCACCATTGCTGTCCGACCATGTCGATTTTGCTACCCGCCCGGCGACGAGACCGAATTCCCTACGTGGGCAGAGCATTGCCGAGAACGAGCCTACAGATTACTTGAATGGGGGGGTTGCCCATGACCGACAATCTCCCCCTGCGGCTGGCTATGGCAATGGGCCCATACCGTCCGCTCTCAATATTGAgaacccccccaaatccgCTGCCTCAGGCCCATCCGACCTACTGGACACATCCGAGTTCACTTTGTCGAATTCAAACCGAAGAAGCGTACAATTCACCCAGGATGACTTCGCGCCAGACCAAATAACAGCACACTCGAGGCAGGGTTCTTGGGACACCCGCGAAGCCTTTGGAAAGCTCCGTGGCTCGGGTTTCATTGCCATACTCAAGGACTTGAAAGGCACTGGCGGATCGCATACCCCGAGGACACCTGGTGCCGGTCCTTCGGAACTCCCATCCACCGCAAGTTCGCCAACAGCACTCCGTAATCCACCAAGAATACCTCGCGCGGCAGATGAAGGTAGTGATGTTGATGCAGATGCCGAGGAAACTGCCGATGAGACGGTTGGCGGAGCTGCGAAGGGTAAACAACGAAAGAAGAGACGGATCCGGAGACCCAGAATGGACTCATATTCGACGCCCAACACGCCTCAAGTTGGTGtgggaagccaggatactgCCGCCGCTGGGTACgggaggtttggagggcttTTGCGACGTGCAACGTTGGGAGGCGTAGACGACCATGGCGTTGTATCCGAGGGTGAAGGTCGTGACCGCCTGACTAATGCACGGGCCCCCAGAAGAGTTACGCCATGGTCTTCAAGAGGTGGTCATGATGACGGGGAAGAAGCCGAAAGCCCAGGAGGTTCGAGGGTTGGCCATCATTTCAGAAGATTTTCGGCcctcggcggtggcggtggtggcgtcAGTGATGGGGATGCCATCAGCCCCAGAAGGCCCTTTTTCGGAACCGAACGAGCCAGTACGTTCAGTGCACAAAAATGGAAACAAGTTAAAGGTGCCTTGAAGCTGCTGCGCAAAAAGCCAGACGAGCAGTTTGACTTTGCCAAATCAGCAGAGCTCATGGCCGAACTACGGGCGGTTACCCCCGCTGTCTTGATGCTGGCAAGCATGATACAGCGGGACGAGCATGGTAACAAGAGGATCCCCGTGCTGCTCGAGCAGTTGAGGCTTAAAGTCAAGAGTAGTACGCCAAGCCAAGAGAAGGACAGTGAGAGACATTGGCTCTTTGAAATCGAGCTCGAGTACGGCAGTGGTCCAAGTCAGATGAAGTGGACCATCCACCGCACCATCAAGGACATTCTCAACCTTCATTGGAAGTATAAGTTGACGCTAGGGAACGAGAAGTTGCCTTCCATTCATCAAGGGGCGAGACCAAAACAGCCCAGCTTTCCTTTGTCTGCCTTTCCCTACCTTCGTGGAGTGAGAGGCTTGGATGAgtctgacgaggaggatgctcCGAACAGCCAGCTTACGCCCAACCCGCTTGTTAATAACAACGATAGGGCTGAAGAGACGGCCGGGGAGCTAACAGCAGGCGAAGCTACTATTCAGGAAGGGACTGATATCGACGCCCCGATTCGGAAAAAGCGCTCACGCATGTCGTACCTGGGTGCTCGACGAAAGACCTCAGCGCTCGGATCCATGGCCGATCTTGGTGCCAGTGCTTTGGACCCCAGTGTGGCCAAGAGACGCTACGTTGAGCGGCAACAGAGGACGCTGGAAAAGTATCTTCAAGACATGATTCGCTGGCTCATGTTCCGCGCGGATAGCAACCGTCTCTGCCGCTTCCTCGAACTCTCTGCCCTTGGTGTGCGCCTTGCTGCAGAAGGCAGCTATCACGGGAAAGAATGCTACCTGCACATTCAGTCCTCCAAGGGACTCGACTTTCGACGGGTTTTGACGCCAGGAAAGGTGATTGCTAGACACAGTCGGAAATGGTTCCTTGTGCGTCAAAGTTATATCGTCTGCGTTGAGTCCCCGGAGAATATGAATATCTACGACGTCTACCTCGTTGATCCCAAGTTCAAGCTCATATCGAAGAacaccaagggcaaggagcTTACCGGCAAGGACAAGGATAgagaggatgatgttgaaaATCTCGACTTGACGGCTCCCCGCCCTGTGGCCAAGCACCATACTCTCAAGATCCTTACCTCGGAGCGAAAGGTCAAGTTGTTCTCCCCGAATCAGCACCTCATTCAGCAATTTGAGGAGTCCATCGTGGAGATGCTGAAGAACACGCCATGGCACCTGCACAATCGGTTTGGCAGCTTTGCCCCTGTTCGCACTGGGGCCTATGCCCAGTGGCTTGTGGACGGCCGAGACTACATGTGGAACGTCTCGCGTGCCATCAGCATGGCAAAGGATGTCATCTACATTCACGACTGGTGGCTGAGTCCCGAGTTGTACATGAGACGTCCCGCTTGTATCAGCCAAAAGTGGCGACTTGATCGTCTGCTGCAGCGAAAGGCTGCCGAAGGTGTCAAGGTCTTTGTGATTGTCTACCGCAATGTGGAAGCCGCTATCCCTATTGATTCCGAGTATACCAAATTTTCCTTGCTTAACTTGCACCCGAACATTTTTGTCCAGCGCTCGCCACATCAGTTTAAGAAGAACCAGTTCTTCTTTGCTCATCACGAAAAGATCGTTATTGTCGATCATGATATCGCCTTTGTCGGTGGCATCGATCTCTGCTTTGGTCGTTGGGATTGCCCGCAACATCCTGTGGTGGACGACAAACCTACTGGTTTCGAGCCTCAAGAGGGACAGCCCAGGGATGCCGAGCACGTTCAACTCTTCCCCGGAAAGGACTATTCTAACCCCCGTGTTCGCGACTTCTTCCGCCTCAACGAGCCTTACGAGGAGATGTATGATCGCTCCAGAATCCCACGCATGCCATGGCATGATATTGCCATGCAGGTAGTAGGCCAGCCAGCTCGCGATCTCACTCGACACTTTGTTCAGAGGTGGAACTACGTCCGTCGCGGACGCAAGCCCACCAGACCTACGCCGTTCCTGCTGCCTCCGCCGGATTGCAACCCAGAGGAGCTTGAGGCAGTTGGCTTGAATGGCACTTGTGAGGTGCAAATCCTTCGCTCGGCATCCACTTGGTCTCTAGGCATTGAAGACACGGAACAAAGCATCCACTTGGCTTATATCAAGATGATCGAAGACTCGGACCATTTCGTGTATATGGAGAATCAGTTCTtcatcaccagcaccgaGACCCTCAATAGCAAGATGGTCAACGGTATCGGCGATGCCCTGGTTCGCCGCATCATTCGTGCTCACGAAAACGACGAGGACTGGCGAGCGGTTATCCTGATTCCCCTGATGCCTGGCTTCCAGAATGAGGTGAACGAACAAGATGGCACCAGCGTTCGTCTCATTCTGCAGTGCCAATACCGCAGTATCTGTCGTGGAGAGCACTCGATCTTTGGGCGCCTCAAGGCTGCCGGCATTGACCCTGAGGATTACATTCAGTTCTTTTGTCTCCGGCAGTGGGGCAAGATGTCCAACGGCATGCTCACAACCGAGATGTTGTATATCCATGCCAAGTGCATCATCGTTGACGACCGGGTGGCTTTGATCGGATCGGCCAACATCAATGAGCGCTCCATGTTGGGCAACCGCGATTCCGAGGCTGCCGCCATCGTCCGCGATACCGACATGATTTGGTCCACGATGGCCGGACGCCCTTATCAGGTCGGGAGATTCGCCCACACGCTGCGTCTTCGGTTGATGAGAGAGCATTTGGGCTTGGATGTTGACgagattttggaggaggagagacaGGCCGATCTCGACCAAGCAGAGGCTttcgaggccgagatggaccGCATCTACAGCGACGAGTCCGATGGACTGTCTCCTGTGGCCGAGAGCTCAAGACGCCGTAGTTCGGCTCGCCCAGAGCCGCTCAATATCCCATCTCGGAAGAACGCCAGTGATCACCAGGATACAGATCCGGAGAAGCCGGTGGGCAGAGGCCGGTCTTCCTCCAGGGTCTCCAAGGGTAAGGGCTCTGCCGACGGTCTACGAATTGACATTCCACAGGCTGGCAAGCACAaggtggaagtggaaggtCTCGGTGCTGATCATTGGAAGGCCGCTCAGGAGGAAGGTCTTCGTCAGGGGCGTGATTCTGTTATTGTCAATGATAGAGAAGTGTTGGTTCATGATGTTTTGTCTGGCGGAAGGGGAACGATTGACAGTCCCAAGCAAGCTCATCAGCTCCGGCGCCCCTCGGCCGTCACCTCTCGTGACGAAGGAGGGATTGACAACGACGGTATTCCTCCCATGCCACCATTTGACAGGCGGACCACGGAGCAACTTGGACTGCCACGGGCAAACCAGTTGCCAACACTGCCCATGGTGGACGATACCGACATTGGCGGCCCGCCCGTTCACACTGACGCTGGCGGAAGGTTGAGCTTCGGGCCCGCCCACACCCTTCCTATTGATATCAAGCTGGTCGATGTCCACAAGGATTGTATGCGCGATCCTCTCAACACAGCCTTCTACGATGAAGTCTGGTCGAGAGTGGCTGAGAACAACACCAGGATTTACCGACGCGTGTTCCGCTGCATGCCAGACTCGGAAGCAACCAACTGGGCTGAGTACAAGGAGTTCGACGCTTACAACCAACGCTTCAAGGAGAGCATGGACTTTCACCGCTCCGACGAAGAGAGCGAGAAGCCTCCTATGAGCCACGCGGCAGCCCAggctggaggcggtggagctgGTATCGGCGCGCCCGGTCCTGCTACTGCCAGTCACGCGGCGGCTGAGAAACTGGCAAGTCCCTTGGGCAATGCTGTCAGGGACGCTCTCAGTCACAACGAGCCAAACAAGGATACCGTTCTTGATGAAAAGCGCGGCATGCAAGAAAATGACTATGGGCAAGACAACTCGTGGGGTGATATGAACCCCGACCCAGAGAAGTCTGTCGACCCCTTGGACACAGGTAATCATCCGACCAATTCAAGTCACGATCACTTGCCCCAGACGGAGAAGCTTGATGTTGTCAAATCAAGGGAGCGGAGGGCTACCTTTTCCAACCAGGAGAAGCCCCCCAAGACGGGCGACAGCACTGCGTCAGCTGCCAATACTGATGCCAACGGCAATAGTGTGAAGCCAGTTGGGTCTCAACGACGCCCCAGGCGGCGGACTACCACCAGGGGTAGCCGGAAGGGCTTCAGTCCGACTGATGATATGCTCAACCGCGTCGATGCTGAGGAGCTGCTTACCATGACGCAAGGTGCTTTGGTGCAGTTCCCGTATGATTGgcttgtggtggaggagacgaaTGGCAACTGGCTGTTTCAGGTGGACCAGGTGGCTCCGTTGGCTATCTA TAACTGA
- a CDS encoding hypothetical protein (EggNog:ENOG503NXRZ; COG:S) — protein MQALVQESPMFRFWSNDPRGSNKTVEDGHLLSTCPGSAVNAPGASSEEPLTPISPKRRRPSFVDTTACPTAKRIKTEEHPGGLPSPTSACADNEDKNMLRGSSKSSNLERAKDAIQYQFGLEILLKHDELRLIDQELAKCQIALEQLRRCHLIPYPVQCPTPSQMLEISSGKGPVLQPKAGQPVPKWAPPFGVADGPYARHYAKWLIPDPMFDGIQPEAPGLTETGRARNVTAEGRATRNSMSDAGSFGKQRPARGNAGQRLNALSSGYPPVKDKQSPCTVKRSDGLTVKLVCIDCHRWDFSSTQGFINHCRIAHRRDFKSHEEAAVHCGHPIEVDDSGVIVADENKGPTPTPSVSSGLIHPLARKESISDQQAYKNILARINASLELYHAGKLPNVKCIPRARKPSGSNAAGSSSAGFVASSDAPYLSQLMQKKKLSGNLKDELNEAKVKMDWDMLSPGEDSDMDLCSGSDRAATPNKVSGSVARTPAVMRMPARSAVSPSQPPVVPRPASSKSQALAAAAGAGAELDADSPETPSYDDEMDVELSPNTMASNNAPSLVSDDGEYDDSDDAASDSSEAMEIESVSDVAEINLEEDVDVRDSAPRPIQHCRKINNTDKLKKDENRHVTFVSPGPVPKASTKGRRKQKM, from the exons ATGCAGGCTCTTGTTCAGGAATCGCCCATGTTTCGCTTTTGGTCCAACGACCCAAGGGGAAGCAACAAGACAGTAGAAGATGGTCACCTGCTATCAACGTGTCCCGGTTCCGCTGTGAATGCTCCCGGCGCATCCTCTGAGGAACCTCTCACACCCATCTCACCCAAAAGGCGCCGACCGAGCTttgtcgataccaccgccTGCCCAACAGCCAAGCGCATCAAGACGGAAGAGCATCCCGGTGGTCTGCCGTCGCCCACCTCGGCATGCGCCGATAACGAGGACAAGAACATGCTGCGCGGGTCCAGCAAGAGTTCCAACCTCGAGCGTGCCAAGGATGCGATCCAGTACCAGTTCGGGCTCGAGATCCTCCTCAAGCACGACGAGCTTCGACTCATCGACCAGGAGTTGGCCAAGTGCCAGATTGCGCTCGAGCAACTCCGCCGGTGTCACCTGATTCCCTATCCTGTCCAATGTCCGACTCCCAGCCAGATGCTGGAGATTAGCAGCGGAAAGGGCCCTGTGCTTCAACCAAAAGCCGGTCAACCCGTACCCAAATGGGCGCCGCCTTTTGGTGTTGCCGATGGCCCTTATGCCCGTCATTATGCTAAGTGGCTTATCCCCGATCCCATGTTTGATGGCATTCAGCCCGAGGCCCCCGGCCTTACAGAGACTGGCCGGGCCAGAAATGTCACGGCGGAAGGTAGGGCGACGAGGAACAGCATGTCGGATGCGGGCAGCTTTGGCAAGCAACGCCCTGCCCGTGGAAACGCAGGCCAGAGGCTCAATGCCCTATCCAGTGGATACCCTCCGGTCAAAGACAAGCAATCCCCGTGCACTGTCAAGCGTTCTGATGGCCTTACGGTCAAGTTGGTGTGCATCGACTGTCACAGATGGGACTTTTCAAGCACCCAAGGCTTCATCAACCACTGCCGTATTGCTCACAGACGGGATTTCAAGAGCCACGAGGAAGCCGCTGTTCATTGTGGTCACCCTATCGAGGTTGATGACAGCGGAGTCATCGTTGCCGATGAGAACAAGGGCCCTACGCCCACGCCCTCCGTTTCCTCTGGATTGATCCATCCCCTGGCCCGTAAGGAGTCTATTTCTGACCAGCAGGCTTACAAAAACATCCTTGCTCGCATCAACGCTTCGCTGGAGCTTTACCATGCCGGGAAGCTGCCCAATGTTAAGTGCATACCCCGTGCTCGCAAGCCGTCAGGGTCTAATGCCGCCGG GTCGTCCTCTGCTGGTTTCGTTGCTTCTTCCGATGCGCCTTATCTGTCCCAGCTGatgcagaagaagaagttgagTGGTAACCTGAAGGATGAGTTGAACGAGGCCAAGGTCAAGATGGATTGGGATATGCTCTCTCCTGGCGAGGACTCTGATATGGATTTGTGTTCTGGATCGGATCGTGCTGCAACACCAAACAAGGTTTCCGGCTCAGTTGCGCGGACGCCTGCTGTTATGCGGATGCCGGCACGCTCTGCTGTGTCTCCCTCCCAGCCACCGGTTGTTCCCCGCCCCGCCAGTAGCAAGAGTCAGGCTTTGGCTGCCGccgctggtgctggtgccgaACTTGATGCCGACTCGCCAGAGACCCCGAGCTATGATGATGAAATGGATGTGGAACTGAGCCCCAACACCATGGCCAGCAACAATGCGCCTTCTTTGGTTAGTGACGATGGAGAATATGACGACTCGGACGATGCTGCTTCCGACAGTAGCGAAGCCATGGAGATCGAGTCGGTCTCTGATGTCGCCGAGATCAACCTTGAGGAGGACGTGGATGTTCGTGACAGTGCTCCGCGGCCCATCCAACACTGCCGCAAAATAAACAACACAGACAAACTGAAAAAAGATGAGAACAGGCATGTGACCTTTGTCAGTCCAGGTCCTGTTCCTAAAGCCAGCACCAAGGGGAGGCGGAAGCAAAAAATGTAG